A part of Terriglobus roseus genomic DNA contains:
- a CDS encoding ABC transporter permease, which produces MFFANVSRDLRYGVRQLIKTPVFTIVCVLTLALGVGANTAVFSVMHAVLEKMLPVRDASQVFYVHTTNFPDGAWQTGDSDTSFSYAFYQALHGLNGLQEVITFIPMSNSGKAPIRVGTVPEEAAGDMVSGNYFHGLGVGTELGRGFVANDETDHTQVTVISESFWSSHYQRSADVIGKTLYIKSIPFTIVGVAKKGFEGTEGALSLDFWIPLQSRPEFNAWGSSAENGMYLTEPRLWTMRLMVRTAPGVSREQALAQMQTLFEHAAYIGLPEKKSGAPTYLLSLREAKQFDNNDGSFAKALKVLMAMVGMVLLIAMSNVVMLLMARNANRQREFGVRFALGAGRREIARQLLTESILLVALGGVVAWGFALVATRALGTWARIESNLQPDLKVLGLTLGVLVLLAIVFGLAPLRAAMSNASQSSLRSAATSSQISSQKMRTGNAIIMTQVAMCVVLLVGAGLLLKTLRNLLNTPMGQKPEGLVVFGVRPQHIHTKEEGITFFTTLQQRLRTIPGVVSVSMASNRPGSGWSSNQGGLLLDGHNANGLEPAQVTYRQNTVAADYFHTMGVPILDGRDFSDADTASAPSVAIVNESFAKKYVGSPHVVGHVLSSPRGHTSQQIVGLVKDHKYTGITETARPMMWTVFTQERATNQLHVEMRVPGDPMAILPEVRKVAAQMDPDMPLLEPMTQVAVFEKSISGPILFARLAGCFGVLAVVLIATGLYGTLAYRMNRRSAEIGVRIALGAQRSQVVWMVLRGSLLLCAGGVAIGIPLAIIAGRGLESSLYGMKALDVTSYLFAILGVVLVALLASVVPAGRAASVDPLRALRTE; this is translated from the coding sequence ATGTTCTTTGCGAATGTAAGTCGAGATCTGCGCTATGGCGTACGACAACTGATCAAGACACCAGTATTCACGATTGTTTGTGTGTTGACGCTCGCGCTGGGTGTGGGGGCAAACACGGCCGTCTTCAGCGTGATGCACGCGGTTTTGGAAAAGATGTTGCCGGTGCGGGACGCTTCTCAGGTGTTCTATGTCCACACCACGAACTTTCCCGATGGAGCCTGGCAGACGGGTGATTCCGACACATCATTTTCTTACGCGTTTTACCAGGCGCTGCATGGACTGAACGGCTTGCAGGAGGTGATTACATTTATCCCGATGTCCAATAGCGGCAAGGCCCCTATCCGCGTGGGTACGGTTCCGGAAGAGGCTGCGGGCGACATGGTCAGCGGAAACTACTTTCATGGTTTGGGAGTGGGAACGGAACTGGGCCGTGGGTTCGTAGCGAACGACGAAACGGACCATACACAGGTCACTGTAATCAGTGAAAGTTTCTGGTCGTCGCACTATCAACGCAGCGCGGACGTAATCGGGAAGACGCTTTATATCAAGTCGATTCCGTTCACGATTGTGGGCGTCGCGAAGAAGGGATTTGAAGGAACAGAGGGCGCGCTGTCACTGGATTTCTGGATCCCTTTGCAGAGCAGGCCAGAATTTAACGCGTGGGGTTCCTCTGCAGAAAACGGAATGTATCTGACAGAACCGCGCCTGTGGACGATGCGGTTGATGGTGCGTACAGCGCCAGGAGTGAGTCGCGAACAGGCACTCGCACAGATGCAGACACTCTTCGAGCACGCGGCCTACATCGGTCTTCCTGAGAAGAAGAGCGGCGCACCGACCTATCTTCTTTCACTGCGAGAGGCGAAGCAGTTCGACAATAATGACGGTTCGTTTGCCAAGGCATTGAAAGTGTTGATGGCAATGGTGGGAATGGTGCTGCTCATCGCCATGAGCAACGTGGTGATGTTGTTGATGGCTCGCAACGCAAACCGGCAACGCGAATTCGGTGTGCGGTTTGCATTGGGTGCCGGGCGCAGAGAGATTGCTCGGCAGCTACTTACAGAAAGTATTCTGCTGGTGGCGCTAGGCGGTGTAGTGGCATGGGGCTTTGCGCTGGTGGCGACACGTGCGTTGGGGACGTGGGCACGGATCGAATCAAATCTACAACCAGACCTCAAGGTGCTCGGACTGACGTTAGGTGTGTTGGTTTTACTTGCAATTGTCTTTGGCTTAGCGCCGCTGCGTGCGGCCATGTCCAACGCTTCACAGAGTTCGCTACGCAGTGCCGCCACGTCATCACAAATCAGTTCACAGAAGATGCGTACTGGCAATGCAATCATCATGACGCAGGTTGCCATGTGCGTAGTGCTGCTTGTGGGCGCTGGATTGCTGCTAAAGACACTACGAAACTTGCTAAATACGCCCATGGGGCAGAAGCCAGAAGGGCTCGTAGTGTTTGGTGTTCGTCCTCAACATATTCACACCAAGGAAGAGGGCATTACTTTCTTTACTACATTGCAGCAACGACTGCGGACCATTCCGGGAGTGGTAAGTGTCTCCATGGCCTCGAATCGACCGGGATCGGGATGGTCCAGCAATCAGGGTGGCCTGCTGCTGGATGGACACAATGCGAATGGGCTGGAGCCTGCTCAGGTGACGTATCGGCAGAACACAGTGGCAGCAGATTACTTCCACACCATGGGCGTGCCAATACTAGATGGACGCGATTTTTCCGATGCCGATACGGCAAGTGCGCCCAGCGTGGCCATTGTGAACGAGAGCTTTGCGAAGAAGTACGTTGGTTCACCGCATGTAGTAGGACATGTACTTAGCAGCCCGCGTGGCCACACTTCACAACAGATCGTTGGTCTGGTGAAGGATCATAAGTACACGGGCATCACGGAAACGGCGCGACCGATGATGTGGACAGTCTTCACACAAGAGAGAGCCACAAACCAACTCCATGTCGAAATGCGCGTTCCTGGTGATCCGATGGCGATCCTTCCGGAAGTTCGCAAAGTAGCCGCGCAGATGGATCCGGATATGCCGCTGCTGGAGCCGATGACGCAGGTCGCCGTGTTCGAGAAATCGATCTCAGGGCCGATTCTCTTTGCACGGCTTGCTGGTTGCTTTGGCGTACTGGCTGTAGTGCTGATTGCGACGGGGCTATATGGGACACTGGCCTATCGAATGAATCGACGCAGCGCAGAGATCGGTGTGCGGATTGCGTTGGGCGCGCAACGATCTCAGGTGGTGTGGATGGTCCTGCGAGGGAGCCTCTTGCTTTGCGCTGGCGGTGTTGCGATTGGTATTCCGCTAGCAATCATTGCTGGCCGCGGTCTTGAGAGTTCTCTTTACGGAATGAAGGCGCTTGATGTGACGAGTTATCTGTTCGCAATTCTTGGAGTCGTTCTGGTGGCTCTGTTAGCCAGTGTGGTGCCCGCAGGCCGGGCAGCAAGCGTGGATCCGCTACGCGCATTGCGAACAGAATAG
- a CDS encoding phosphocholine-specific phospholipase C: MSTSRRDFLKFAALLSGATGISGFVPESIQRAFAIEPAPGSTFADAEHIVILMQENRSFDHSLGSLQGVRGFNDPRAIRQPNGNSVFVQTSKATGKSFAPWRLDLKDTRITWMGSVPHSRNSQVDAWNDGHYDNWLDAKKSGNKDYQQIPITMGHYTREDLPFYYALADAFTVCDQSYCAVMSSTTPNRSMFWTGTVRDKKSADSRVYMRNDQLFRDPLGWKTYPERLTEAGISWRFYQNDLSMTSGLTPEERSWLSNYGCNVLECFAAYNVHAYRYAPELLKTQLESAQKQVARLEEQLSELSNPEMGDELHAQLGLAQGHVAHLQKAAANAGEARYKQLSARERALHDAAFVTNTGDPSYRSLEALRFNGDSREETINVPKGDILHQFRADVEAGKLPTVSWLAGPEHFSDHPSSPWYGAWWVSEIMDILTKNPEVWKKTIFILTYDENDGYFDHSPSYVAPDPKRPETGAASAGIDVALEYTYKADEIAQGVPSHEARSGPIGMGFRIPTIVASPWTRGGWVNSQLCDHTSTLQFLEKFIQAKFGKNVREDNISDWRRTVAGDLTSCFRPHREDEAGLNFLQRDQFIELIVKARNKALPTGYKELSAEEIGAINTRPSKASATSHQEPGTRPSCALPYELYAHGAVAADGKHFELQLTSAKEVFKDRAAGAPFNVYLRNLSAKPGMRAATYTVKAGDTLKPTFALDDFIGGQYEIEVVAANGFYRRFTGNPQDVAPQVTAKLQMRNGNPTGALELHLRNVGSAPKQFEIKDNSYGVPAIQKLVAAGSTQMVLIPLEKSYQWYDLTVQGTGSKSFAQFAGRVETGAPTRTDPLMA; this comes from the coding sequence ATGTCCACATCGCGTCGTGATTTTTTGAAGTTTGCCGCTCTGCTTTCTGGAGCTACAGGTATCTCCGGCTTTGTACCCGAATCCATTCAGCGTGCCTTTGCCATTGAACCGGCACCGGGCAGCACCTTTGCCGATGCGGAACACATCGTCATCCTGATGCAGGAGAATCGCTCCTTCGATCACTCGCTTGGCAGCCTGCAAGGCGTACGCGGATTCAATGATCCACGCGCCATCCGCCAGCCGAATGGCAACTCTGTCTTCGTGCAGACGTCGAAGGCAACGGGGAAATCGTTTGCTCCATGGCGGCTTGATTTGAAGGACACGCGCATCACGTGGATGGGTTCCGTTCCGCATTCGCGCAATTCGCAGGTGGATGCGTGGAACGACGGCCATTATGACAACTGGCTCGATGCGAAGAAGTCTGGCAACAAGGATTACCAGCAGATACCCATCACCATGGGGCATTACACGCGTGAAGATCTGCCGTTTTATTACGCACTGGCTGACGCGTTTACCGTGTGCGATCAAAGCTATTGCGCGGTGATGAGCTCTACAACGCCAAATCGTTCCATGTTCTGGACGGGCACTGTACGCGATAAGAAGTCTGCCGATTCGCGTGTGTATATGCGCAACGACCAGCTCTTCCGCGATCCGTTGGGATGGAAGACGTATCCCGAGCGACTGACGGAGGCGGGCATTTCGTGGCGCTTCTATCAGAATGACCTGTCCATGACGAGTGGTCTTACTCCAGAGGAGCGGTCCTGGTTATCGAACTATGGTTGCAACGTGTTGGAGTGTTTTGCGGCGTATAACGTACATGCCTATCGCTATGCTCCTGAATTGTTGAAGACGCAATTGGAATCAGCGCAAAAGCAGGTAGCGCGTCTGGAGGAGCAGCTCTCAGAATTATCGAACCCTGAGATGGGCGATGAACTGCACGCTCAGCTTGGTCTGGCCCAGGGACATGTTGCCCATTTGCAGAAGGCGGCGGCTAACGCCGGTGAGGCGCGCTACAAGCAACTATCCGCAAGAGAGCGTGCATTGCACGATGCAGCGTTTGTGACCAACACTGGCGATCCGAGTTACCGCTCGCTGGAGGCGCTTCGGTTCAATGGTGATAGTCGCGAAGAAACGATCAATGTCCCCAAGGGCGATATCCTTCATCAGTTCCGCGCCGATGTGGAAGCAGGTAAGTTGCCCACGGTGTCGTGGTTAGCTGGGCCGGAACACTTCTCCGATCATCCTTCGTCGCCGTGGTACGGAGCGTGGTGGGTGTCGGAGATTATGGACATTCTCACCAAGAACCCTGAAGTCTGGAAGAAGACCATCTTCATCCTTACGTACGACGAGAACGATGGCTACTTCGATCACTCGCCGTCCTACGTAGCACCCGATCCTAAGAGGCCCGAGACAGGCGCTGCATCCGCGGGGATTGATGTCGCGCTGGAGTACACCTATAAGGCTGATGAGATTGCACAAGGTGTGCCAAGTCACGAAGCGCGCAGCGGCCCTATCGGTATGGGCTTTCGTATTCCTACCATCGTTGCTTCGCCGTGGACCCGAGGTGGTTGGGTTAATTCTCAGCTGTGCGATCACACGTCGACGCTGCAGTTTCTTGAGAAATTTATTCAGGCTAAGTTTGGAAAGAATGTGCGTGAAGACAACATCAGCGATTGGCGTCGTACCGTTGCTGGTGATCTCACATCGTGTTTCCGACCGCACCGGGAAGACGAAGCAGGCTTGAATTTCCTGCAGCGCGATCAGTTCATTGAATTGATCGTCAAAGCGCGTAACAAGGCGTTACCTACAGGCTACAAGGAACTCTCTGCGGAAGAGATAGGCGCGATCAACACGCGCCCAAGCAAAGCGTCTGCTACATCGCATCAGGAGCCTGGAACGCGGCCATCCTGCGCGCTGCCATACGAGCTCTATGCGCATGGTGCGGTTGCTGCCGATGGCAAGCATTTTGAACTGCAGCTGACTTCGGCCAAAGAAGTCTTCAAGGATCGCGCGGCCGGTGCACCGTTCAATGTGTATCTTCGCAACCTCAGTGCTAAGCCGGGAATGCGAGCCGCAACTTACACCGTGAAGGCTGGCGATACGTTGAAGCCGACGTTCGCGCTCGATGACTTCATCGGTGGGCAGTACGAGATTGAAGTGGTTGCCGCAAACGGATTCTATCGCCGTTTTACAGGCAATCCACAAGATGTAGCACCGCAGGTTACGGCGAAACTGCAGATGCGCAATGGAAACCCGACGGGCGCTCTGGAACTGCATCTTCGTAACGTAGGCTCAGCCCCAAAGCAGTTTGAAATCAAAGACAACAGCTATGGGGTGCCAGCCATACAGAAGTTGGTTGCGGCGGGATCAACGCAAATGGTTCTCATACCGCTTGAGAAGAGCTACCAGTGGTATGACTTAACTGTTCAAGGAACAGGTAGCAAATCCTTCGCGCAGTTCGCAGGACGTGTTGAAACTGGCGCACCCACTAGGACTGATCCTCTTATGGCTTGA
- a CDS encoding Bax inhibitor-1 family protein, translating to MYVNRTNGYPTVIDVPREGTAPLLAKVLGITALGFFITAIGVATAPSWSMLPGFIAVLALVFAINGVKRQSPGLALGLFLGLAFFMGWEIAPIIHMYVRMIGPYVVFQAAMTTGLGMTALACVSYLFSIDYRRLSGIAGAGLLILILVGIVSMFFHFLSPTTYSWMALAIFTALTVADFARIRAGGDGLTATQLALGIYLDAINIFMILLQLFGGGRRRD from the coding sequence ATGTACGTGAATCGGACCAACGGATATCCCACCGTAATTGACGTTCCGCGCGAAGGCACCGCGCCGCTGCTGGCGAAGGTGTTGGGGATCACTGCGCTTGGATTTTTCATTACTGCCATTGGCGTGGCGACTGCGCCCTCATGGAGCATGTTGCCCGGCTTCATCGCAGTGTTGGCGCTTGTCTTTGCCATCAACGGCGTGAAGCGCCAGAGCCCCGGATTGGCTCTAGGGCTGTTCCTTGGACTGGCGTTCTTCATGGGCTGGGAGATTGCACCGATCATCCACATGTATGTGCGCATGATTGGGCCCTATGTTGTCTTCCAGGCCGCTATGACGACTGGCTTGGGTATGACAGCTCTCGCATGTGTTTCGTACCTGTTTAGCATTGATTACCGCAGACTCAGCGGCATTGCTGGCGCTGGTCTTCTGATCTTGATCCTGGTTGGCATCGTCAGCATGTTCTTCCATTTCTTGTCGCCCACAACGTACTCGTGGATGGCGTTGGCTATCTTCACGGCGCTTACGGTGGCAGACTTTGCTCGTATCCGCGCCGGTGGTGATGGACTCACTGCGACGCAGCTTGCGTTAGGCATTTATCTGGATGCGATTAACATCTTCATGATCTTGCTGCAGCTCTTCGGCGGCGGTCGCCGTCGCGACTAA
- the hrpB gene encoding ATP-dependent helicase HrpB — MCAAPSTCKLHLPVDDLLLEIVAAIRSSHALVLQAEPGAGKTTRVPPALLDVVPGDVIVLEPRRLPARMAARRVAQEMGEDVGGTVGYQVRFDEKVSGKTRLRFVTEGIFLRRLIADPALRGVGAVVLDEFHERHLDGDLALALLRRVQQTSRSDLKIVVMSATLDAEPVAEFLGGCPVMDAPGRMFPVTIAYMPQASEPLHTQVRMAVQRLMREGHSGHILVFLPGAAEIRRAMRECEGLAQSYDLLTLPLHGDLSPAEQDRAVGPSTQQKLILSTNVAESSVTVEGVTAVIDSGLARIASHSPWTGLPTLEIKRISKASAKQRAGRAGRTAPGQVLRLYSEMDFSQRAEHDVPEILRSELSELALTLRAMQPALRAEDIAWLTPPDAAALSQAEGLLDRLGAQDEMARQLARYPLPVRLARMMVAAQDRGATAEAAAAAALLSVGGNVERNDLLAAMDAQVAQPDPKVRQTEQQLRRIAGVAAGARHSSSDEPLLLSVLQGFPDRVARKRHGKEMLLGAGGSAEVQGDALPYEFAIVMDAEDRSDRPLPLVRMASRIEPDWLIDLFPDRVKEEETLMWNRNAERVEAVTSLRYDGLLLQEWRDARPDAESAAKLLAEQAMAAGVGRFLDAEAVENLQARAAFAGLATPNVQQELEELCVGLNRFSFEELRRATENLLPMIESRLDSQRLRELAPATLKLKAGRQVKVHYETGKPPWVASRMQDFFGMDDGPRVGPERTPVVMHLLGPNQRAVQTTADLRGFWQRLYPEVRRELMRRYPRHKWPENPLSAEAVEEAKHQPGRRS; from the coding sequence ATGTGCGCTGCACCATCTACCTGTAAATTACATCTACCGGTCGATGATCTGTTACTAGAGATTGTCGCGGCGATTCGTTCATCACATGCACTGGTGTTGCAGGCGGAGCCGGGTGCGGGTAAGACGACTCGCGTGCCTCCTGCACTGCTGGACGTGGTTCCAGGCGATGTAATTGTTCTTGAGCCGCGTCGTCTTCCAGCACGTATGGCAGCTCGGCGTGTCGCCCAAGAGATGGGAGAAGACGTCGGTGGGACTGTCGGCTATCAGGTTCGTTTTGATGAGAAGGTCAGCGGAAAGACACGACTTCGCTTTGTTACGGAAGGTATTTTTCTTCGACGCCTGATCGCTGATCCTGCGTTGCGGGGTGTTGGTGCTGTGGTGCTGGATGAGTTTCATGAGCGCCATCTTGATGGTGATCTTGCGCTGGCGTTGCTAAGGCGTGTACAGCAAACATCGCGAAGTGATCTGAAGATTGTGGTGATGTCGGCAACGCTGGACGCTGAGCCCGTCGCGGAGTTTCTTGGTGGATGCCCTGTGATGGATGCGCCGGGGCGCATGTTCCCAGTGACGATTGCATACATGCCTCAGGCCTCAGAGCCTCTGCATACTCAGGTCCGTATGGCAGTACAGCGGCTGATGCGTGAAGGGCATAGCGGTCACATACTTGTATTCCTTCCCGGTGCTGCAGAGATTCGTCGGGCTATGCGAGAGTGTGAAGGTCTTGCGCAGAGCTATGACTTATTGACGTTGCCCTTGCATGGTGATCTTTCTCCCGCGGAACAGGATCGTGCGGTGGGTCCATCAACGCAGCAAAAGCTGATTCTGTCTACGAATGTTGCGGAAAGCTCGGTCACAGTGGAAGGCGTTACAGCGGTGATTGATAGTGGTCTTGCGCGCATTGCATCGCATTCTCCGTGGACGGGGCTACCAACGCTGGAGATCAAGCGCATTAGCAAGGCGAGTGCAAAACAGCGTGCTGGTCGAGCAGGAAGAACTGCACCCGGGCAAGTGTTGCGGCTGTATTCCGAGATGGATTTCTCGCAACGAGCAGAGCATGATGTGCCTGAGATCCTACGCAGCGAGTTATCCGAGCTGGCGCTGACTCTGCGCGCCATGCAGCCAGCACTGCGTGCCGAGGATATTGCATGGCTCACGCCGCCAGACGCAGCCGCTCTCTCGCAAGCGGAGGGGCTGCTGGATCGACTCGGCGCACAGGATGAGATGGCACGACAACTTGCGCGCTATCCGCTTCCGGTGCGGTTGGCACGCATGATGGTGGCGGCGCAAGATCGCGGCGCGACAGCTGAGGCCGCCGCTGCTGCAGCGCTGTTGAGTGTTGGCGGAAATGTTGAACGCAACGATTTGCTGGCCGCAATGGATGCGCAAGTCGCGCAGCCCGATCCAAAGGTGCGACAGACGGAACAGCAGCTTCGTCGTATTGCCGGTGTTGCTGCCGGTGCGAGACACAGTTCATCGGATGAGCCGCTGCTGCTTTCTGTGTTGCAAGGGTTTCCAGATCGTGTAGCGAGGAAACGCCACGGCAAAGAGATGTTGCTGGGCGCTGGCGGCTCCGCAGAAGTGCAGGGCGACGCTTTGCCTTATGAGTTTGCCATCGTTATGGATGCGGAGGATCGCAGCGATCGCCCACTGCCGCTGGTACGTATGGCTTCGCGCATTGAACCGGATTGGTTGATTGATCTGTTCCCGGATCGTGTCAAAGAAGAAGAAACGCTGATGTGGAATCGCAATGCAGAGCGAGTGGAAGCGGTCACGTCATTGCGTTACGACGGTCTACTGTTGCAGGAGTGGCGGGATGCGCGGCCAGATGCAGAAAGTGCCGCGAAGCTGCTGGCAGAACAAGCTATGGCCGCGGGTGTTGGCCGCTTTCTGGATGCGGAAGCAGTGGAGAATCTGCAAGCGCGAGCCGCGTTTGCGGGGCTTGCCACGCCGAATGTGCAGCAGGAACTGGAAGAACTCTGCGTTGGTCTGAATCGGTTTTCATTTGAAGAGCTACGCCGTGCCACAGAGAATCTGTTGCCGATGATCGAATCAAGGCTGGACTCGCAACGTCTTCGTGAGTTGGCTCCTGCAACGCTGAAACTGAAGGCTGGCCGGCAGGTGAAAGTGCATTACGAAACGGGCAAACCACCGTGGGTCGCATCACGTATGCAGGACTTCTTCGGCATGGACGATGGTCCGCGCGTCGGCCCGGAGCGGACGCCAGTAGTAATGCATCTGCTGGGGCCAAATCAGCGTGCGGTGCAGACGACGGCTGATCTCCGCGGGTTCTGGCAGCGGCTGTATCCTGAAGTGCGACGCGAACTTATGCGCCGATACCCACGGCACAAGTGGCCGGAAAATCCGCTTTCTGCGGAAGCTGTAGAAGAAGCGAAACACCAGCCAGGGCGGCGTTCGTGA